Proteins from a genomic interval of Aquipuribacter sp. SD81:
- the metK gene encoding methionine adenosyltransferase: protein MSLRLFTSESVTEGHPDKICDQISDGILDAMLEQDPAARVAVETLVTTGLVHVAGEVTTTAYVEIPRIVRDTILRIGYDSSVKGFDGSSCGVSVSIGAQSPDIAQGVDTAFETRTGAGGDPLDAQGAGDQGLMFGYACDDTPELMPLPIALAHRLSQRLSDARRTNELPYLRPDGKTQVTVAYDGVTPVAVDTVVVSSQHAADISLDNMLTPDIDTHVVQPVLAEAGLELSGMRLLVNPTGRFEVGGPMGDAGLTGRKIIVDTYGGMARHGGGAFSGKDPSKVDRSAAYATRWVAKNVVAAGLARRCEVQVAYAIGKAAPVGLYVECFGTETVPLDRLTAAVREVFDLRPAAIIRDLDLLRPVYQQVAAYGHFGRELPGVTWERTDRVDALREAAGA, encoded by the coding sequence ATGAGCCTGCGCCTGTTCACCAGCGAGTCCGTCACCGAGGGGCACCCCGACAAGATCTGCGACCAGATCTCCGACGGCATCCTCGACGCCATGCTCGAGCAGGACCCCGCGGCGCGGGTCGCGGTCGAGACGCTGGTGACGACCGGCCTCGTGCACGTGGCGGGCGAGGTGACGACCACGGCGTACGTCGAGATCCCGCGCATCGTGCGCGACACGATCCTGCGCATCGGCTACGACTCCTCGGTCAAGGGCTTCGACGGGTCCTCGTGCGGGGTGTCGGTGTCGATCGGCGCGCAGTCCCCGGACATCGCGCAGGGCGTCGACACCGCCTTCGAGACGCGCACGGGCGCCGGCGGCGACCCGCTGGACGCACAGGGCGCCGGCGACCAGGGGCTCATGTTCGGCTACGCGTGCGACGACACGCCGGAGCTCATGCCGCTGCCCATCGCGCTCGCGCACCGGCTCTCGCAGCGGCTCAGCGATGCCCGCAGGACCAACGAGCTGCCGTACCTGCGACCCGACGGCAAGACGCAGGTGACGGTGGCCTACGACGGCGTGACGCCGGTCGCCGTCGACACGGTCGTCGTGTCGAGCCAGCACGCGGCGGACATCTCGCTGGACAACATGCTCACCCCCGACATCGACACGCACGTCGTGCAGCCGGTGCTTGCCGAGGCGGGCCTGGAGCTGTCGGGCATGCGGCTGCTCGTCAACCCGACCGGGCGCTTCGAGGTCGGCGGGCCGATGGGCGACGCGGGACTCACCGGACGCAAGATCATCGTCGACACGTACGGCGGCATGGCCCGCCACGGCGGCGGCGCCTTCAGCGGCAAGGACCCCTCGAAGGTGGACCGCTCCGCGGCGTACGCGACGCGCTGGGTGGCCAAGAACGTCGTCGCGGCCGGCCTCGCCCGCCGCTGCGAGGTGCAGGTGGCGTACGCCATCGGCAAGGCCGCCCCTGTCGGGCTGTACGTCGAGTGCTTCGGGACCGAGACGGTCCCGCTGGACCGGCTGACCGCCGCCGTGCGCGAGGTGTTCGACCTGCGGCCGGCGGCGATCATCCGCGACCTCGACCTGCTGCGGCCCGTGTACCAGCAGGTGGCGGCGTACGGGCACTTCGGCCGCGAGCTGCCCGGTGTCACGTGGGAGCGGACCGACCGCGTCGACGCCCTGCGCGAGGCCGCGGGCGCCTGA
- the coaBC gene encoding bifunctional phosphopantothenoylcysteine decarboxylase/phosphopantothenate--cysteine ligase CoaBC, translated as MRVVLGVAGGIAAYKAAHLLRLLRADGHDVTVVPTASALRFVGEPTWSALSGHPVATDVWSDAHEVPHVSLGRAADLVVVAPATADLLARAAHGLADDLLTNVLLTATCPVVLAPAMHTEMWENAATRANVALLRERGVTVVDPAVGRLTGADSGAGRLPEPEELLDHARGALSGAAAAAGSGPRERDLLGRHVVVTAGGTREPLDPVRFLGNASSGRQGVALAEAARERGASVHLVAAHVEVALPEAEPGGLRVTRVGTAAELHAVVRDAVRDADVLVMAAAVADFRPARTATDKIKKADDGAVPVVELVRTVDVLADVSAHRPHPGLLVVGFAAETGDATGTVREHAERKLRSKGCDLLVVNDVSGGGVFGRPDNDVLVLERAPDGTVQVHAGDGLRGSKPVVAHGVWDVVARHRRGGGAAGHAGDVSDPGV; from the coding sequence CTGCGCGTCGTCCTGGGCGTCGCCGGCGGCATCGCGGCGTACAAGGCGGCGCACCTCCTGCGGCTGCTGCGCGCCGACGGGCACGACGTCACGGTCGTGCCCACGGCGTCGGCGCTGCGCTTCGTCGGCGAGCCGACCTGGTCGGCGCTGTCGGGGCACCCGGTGGCCACCGACGTGTGGTCCGACGCCCACGAGGTCCCGCACGTCTCCCTCGGTCGGGCCGCGGACCTCGTGGTCGTCGCCCCCGCCACCGCCGACCTGCTCGCGCGGGCCGCCCACGGCCTCGCCGACGACCTGCTCACCAACGTCCTCCTGACCGCGACGTGCCCGGTCGTGCTCGCGCCCGCGATGCACACCGAGATGTGGGAGAACGCCGCCACCCGGGCGAACGTCGCCCTGCTGCGCGAGCGCGGGGTGACGGTCGTCGACCCTGCGGTGGGCCGCCTCACGGGCGCGGACTCCGGTGCGGGCCGGCTGCCCGAGCCCGAGGAGCTGCTCGACCACGCCCGCGGCGCGCTCTCGGGCGCGGCCGCGGCCGCCGGGAGCGGTCCGCGGGAGCGCGACCTGCTCGGCCGGCACGTCGTCGTCACCGCGGGCGGCACGCGCGAGCCGCTGGACCCGGTCCGCTTCCTCGGCAACGCCTCCTCCGGACGGCAGGGCGTCGCGCTGGCGGAGGCGGCGAGGGAGCGCGGCGCGAGCGTCCACCTCGTCGCCGCCCACGTCGAGGTCGCGCTGCCCGAGGCGGAGCCCGGCGGGCTCCGCGTGACCCGCGTCGGCACGGCCGCGGAGCTGCACGCGGTCGTCCGCGACGCCGTCCGTGACGCCGACGTCCTCGTCATGGCGGCCGCCGTCGCGGACTTCCGGCCCGCCCGGACCGCGACCGACAAGATCAAGAAGGCGGACGACGGCGCGGTGCCCGTCGTCGAGCTGGTGCGGACCGTCGACGTGCTCGCCGACGTCAGCGCGCACCGGCCCCACCCCGGGCTGCTCGTCGTCGGCTTCGCCGCCGAGACCGGCGACGCGACCGGCACCGTCCGCGAGCACGCGGAGCGCAAGCTGCGCAGCAAGGGCTGCGACCTGCTCGTGGTGAACGACGTGTCCGGGGGCGGCGTCTTCGGGCGGCCCGACAACGACGTGCTCGTGCTCGAGCGGGCCCCGGACGGCACCGTGCAGGTGCACGCCGGGGACGGGCTGCGCGGCAGCAAGCCCGTCGTCGCCCACGGCGTGTGGGACGTCGTCGCCCGCCACCGCCGCGGTGGGGGGGCGGCCGGGCACGCCGGGGATGTGTCCGACCCCGGCGTCTAG